A single region of the Microcella sp. genome encodes:
- a CDS encoding Re/Si-specific NAD(P)(+) transhydrogenase subunit alpha: MQIAIRREPIEGERRVAATPATVSQYIAAGFAVTIEKGAGVAAGHADAAYVDAGAQLVASIPLSKVQVLAHVRPLDSGTIAKLPKGAITIGFASPASELDAVAALAQRGITAFSLELIPRISRAQSMDALTSQSLVAGYRCVLEAAMRFDRFLPLYMMAAGTVPPAKVLVLGAGVAGLQAIATAKRLGAKVSAYDVRSASADEVQSMGGTFIHLELDADADAAGGYAKELAADRADRQRQLLAPHIAEADLIITTAAIPGRPAPRLVTADMVRAMRPGSVIVDLAAETGGNVEGAVAGSDVSVPVTGGTVTIVGMKDAPSTMPADASRLLAQNIANLIALMTVDGAIVADFDDDVVASSCLTHGGEVRHEPTAAALAERKGAN, from the coding sequence ATGCAGATCGCCATCCGGCGTGAACCGATCGAGGGAGAACGGCGAGTCGCCGCAACCCCTGCGACCGTCAGCCAGTACATCGCCGCGGGGTTCGCGGTCACCATCGAGAAGGGCGCGGGCGTCGCGGCCGGGCATGCCGATGCGGCCTACGTCGACGCGGGCGCGCAGCTCGTGGCGAGCATCCCGCTGTCGAAGGTGCAGGTGCTCGCTCATGTGCGCCCGCTCGATTCCGGCACGATCGCGAAGCTGCCGAAGGGTGCGATCACGATCGGCTTCGCCTCGCCGGCCAGTGAGCTCGACGCGGTGGCCGCGCTCGCCCAGCGCGGGATCACGGCGTTCTCGCTCGAGCTGATTCCGCGCATCTCGCGCGCGCAGTCGATGGATGCCCTCACGTCGCAGTCGCTCGTGGCCGGCTACCGCTGCGTGCTCGAGGCCGCGATGCGATTCGACCGGTTTCTTCCCCTCTACATGATGGCGGCCGGCACCGTTCCGCCCGCCAAAGTGCTCGTGCTGGGCGCCGGAGTCGCCGGTCTGCAGGCGATCGCCACCGCCAAGCGGCTCGGGGCGAAGGTGTCTGCCTACGACGTGCGCTCGGCCTCGGCCGACGAAGTGCAGTCGATGGGCGGCACCTTCATCCACCTCGAGCTCGATGCTGATGCCGACGCTGCGGGCGGCTACGCGAAAGAGCTCGCCGCCGACCGTGCTGACCGGCAGCGGCAACTGCTGGCACCGCACATCGCCGAGGCCGACCTGATCATCACGACGGCCGCGATTCCCGGCCGCCCCGCACCTCGGCTGGTGACGGCCGACATGGTGCGCGCCATGCGGCCCGGCTCGGTGATCGTCGACCTAGCCGCCGAGACCGGCGGCAACGTCGAGGGTGCTGTCGCCGGCAGCGACGTCTCGGTGCCGGTCACCGGCGGAACCGTCACGATCGTCGGCATGAAGGATGCCCCCTCGACGATGCCCGCAGACGCCTCACGTCTTCTCGCCCAGAACATCGCGAACCTCATCGCGCTCATGACGGTCGACGGTGCGATCGTCGCCGACTTCGACGACGACGTGGTCGCATCGTCGTGTCTGACCCACGGGGGAGAGGTGCGGCACGAGCCCACCGCCGCGGCCCTCGCCGAACGAAAGGGCGCGAACTGA
- a CDS encoding DUF4032 domain-containing protein, translated as MTASLTITSAVTDAALLDLPWHLPLEVWPDDAIASLPKGISRHLVRFVHMGDFVVAVKETTEEMARREYEMLRTLQRLDIPCVEPVAVITGRVDADDEPLLPVLVTRHLRFSLPYRALYSQTLRPDTATRLVDALALLLVRLHIIGFFWGDVSLSNTLFRRDAGAFAAYLVDAETGQLYEGGLSNGQRENDLEIARVNIAGELLDLEAGGRLDENVDAIETSNGIIESYRSLWKELTGWESFDRSERWRINQRVERLNALGFDIEELAITTDGASTEVRIRPKVVDAGHHTRRLLRLTGIDAQENQARRLLNDLDAYTASTYPDKEVDDEVVAHEWLVRVFEPVVRAIPKDLRGKLETPEMYHQLLEHRWYLSQNEGRAIPLAEALSSYIDTVLRHRRDEATVITPPTETLSLPALLTSEIEIVEGDDAPTGSWRDKV; from the coding sequence ATGACAGCGTCACTCACCATCACCTCAGCCGTCACCGATGCGGCCCTGCTCGACCTGCCGTGGCACCTGCCGCTCGAGGTGTGGCCCGATGACGCCATCGCCTCGCTGCCGAAGGGCATCTCGCGCCACCTCGTGCGCTTCGTGCACATGGGCGACTTCGTCGTCGCCGTGAAAGAGACCACGGAGGAGATGGCGCGCCGTGAGTACGAGATGCTGCGCACGCTGCAGCGCCTCGACATTCCGTGCGTCGAGCCTGTCGCGGTGATCACCGGCCGTGTCGACGCCGACGATGAACCCCTCTTGCCCGTGCTCGTCACGCGGCACTTGCGGTTCTCGCTGCCCTACCGCGCTCTCTACTCGCAGACGCTGCGCCCAGACACGGCGACCCGACTCGTCGACGCGCTCGCGCTGCTGCTCGTGAGGCTGCACATCATCGGCTTCTTCTGGGGTGATGTCTCGCTCTCGAACACCCTGTTCCGTCGCGACGCAGGTGCTTTCGCCGCCTACCTGGTCGACGCCGAGACCGGTCAGCTCTACGAGGGCGGTCTCTCGAACGGGCAGCGCGAGAACGACCTCGAGATCGCGCGAGTGAACATCGCCGGCGAGCTTCTCGATCTCGAGGCCGGCGGGCGTCTCGACGAGAACGTCGACGCCATCGAGACGAGCAACGGCATCATCGAGTCGTACCGCTCGCTCTGGAAAGAGCTCACCGGCTGGGAGTCTTTCGACCGCTCAGAACGGTGGCGCATCAATCAGAGAGTCGAGCGCCTCAACGCGCTCGGCTTCGACATCGAAGAGCTCGCGATCACGACTGACGGCGCCAGCACCGAAGTGCGCATCAGGCCCAAGGTCGTCGATGCGGGCCACCACACTCGCCGCCTGCTGCGCCTGACCGGCATCGACGCGCAAGAGAATCAGGCCCGCCGCCTGCTCAACGACCTCGACGCCTACACGGCATCGACGTATCCCGACAAAGAGGTCGACGACGAGGTCGTCGCGCACGAGTGGCTCGTGCGCGTGTTCGAACCGGTGGTGCGCGCGATTCCGAAAGACCTGCGCGGCAAGCTCGAGACTCCTGAGATGTACCACCAGCTGCTCGAGCACCGCTGGTATCTCTCGCAGAACGAGGGCAGGGCGATTCCGCTCGCTGAAGCATTGAGCTCGTACATCGACACGGTGCTGCGCCATCGACGCGACGAGGCGACGGTGATCACCCCGCCGACCGAGACCCTCTCGCTGCCGGCCCTGCTCACGAGCGAGATCGAGATCGTCGAGGGCGACGACGCCCCGACGGGCAGCTGGCGCGACAAGGTGTGA
- a CDS encoding ABC transporter ATP-binding protein, protein MATVTFDKATRLYPGSTVPAVDSLDLHVGDGEFLVLVGPSGCGKSTSLRMLAGLEEVNDGNIFIGERNVTDVPPKDRDIAMVFQNYALYPHMTVAENMGFALKIAGVNKDERASRVLEAAKLLDLEPYLDRKPKALSGGQRQRVAMGRAIVRQPQVFLMDEPLSNLDAKLRVQTRTQIASLQRRLGVTTVYVTHDQTEALTMGDRICVLKDGVLQQVGTPRDLYETPTNVFVAGFIGSPAMNLFPADVADGGVKFGTAIAPVARDVLSTTSEKVVTVGVRPEDMIVKTSGEGLPVTVDIVEELGADGYLYGNTEVAGQRVDIVARVDGRVHPHSGDTVFITPEPKHVHVFDTASGLRLNKEPISS, encoded by the coding sequence ATGGCAACTGTGACCTTTGATAAGGCCACCCGCCTCTACCCGGGCTCGACCGTTCCCGCGGTCGACTCGCTCGACCTGCACGTCGGCGACGGAGAGTTTCTCGTGCTCGTCGGCCCCTCGGGGTGCGGCAAGTCGACCTCGCTGCGCATGCTCGCCGGCCTCGAAGAGGTCAACGACGGCAACATCTTCATCGGTGAGCGCAACGTCACCGATGTTCCTCCGAAAGACCGCGACATCGCGATGGTCTTCCAGAACTACGCGCTGTACCCGCACATGACCGTGGCCGAGAACATGGGCTTCGCGCTCAAGATCGCCGGCGTCAACAAAGACGAGCGCGCGAGCCGAGTGCTCGAGGCGGCGAAGCTGCTCGACCTCGAGCCCTACCTCGACCGCAAGCCGAAGGCGCTCTCGGGCGGCCAGCGTCAGCGCGTCGCCATGGGCCGCGCCATCGTGCGTCAGCCCCAGGTGTTCTTGATGGACGAGCCGCTGTCGAACCTCGACGCCAAGCTGCGCGTGCAGACGCGCACGCAGATCGCGTCGCTGCAGCGTCGACTCGGCGTCACCACCGTCTACGTCACGCACGACCAGACCGAGGCCCTCACCATGGGTGACCGCATCTGCGTTCTGAAAGACGGCGTGCTGCAGCAGGTGGGCACCCCGCGCGACCTGTATGAGACGCCGACGAACGTCTTCGTCGCCGGCTTCATCGGCTCGCCCGCGATGAACCTCTTCCCGGCGGATGTCGCAGACGGCGGCGTCAAGTTCGGCACGGCCATTGCTCCGGTGGCCCGCGATGTGCTCTCGACCACGAGCGAGAAGGTCGTCACCGTCGGCGTGCGCCCCGAAGACATGATCGTCAAGACGAGCGGCGAAGGCCTGCCGGTCACGGTCGACATCGTCGAAGAGCTCGGTGCAGACGGCTACCTCTACGGCAACACCGAGGTCGCCGGTCAGCGCGTCGACATCGTCGCGCGCGTCGACGGACGCGTGCACCCGCACAGCGGAGACACGGTCTTCATCACTCCCGAGCCGAAGCACGTGCACGTCTTCGACACCGCGTCGGGCCTGCGCCTGAACAAGGAACCCATCTCCAGCTGA
- a CDS encoding NAD(P)(+) transhydrogenase (Re/Si-specific) subunit beta → MIVLSPELTALLYLVAAVCFILALKGLGSPKTARRGNLIGAFGALLAMVVVFLSTELDNLAWILAVIAVGTIIAVPASRLVKMTQMPQLVALFNGVGGGAAGLVALLELEHSTTVGAYIAVAFTVLVGGIAFSGSVVTFLKLQELMPTRPIIFGGHAIVIIALLIAGLAAATIIVLDDAVLANAGLADARGAAAVAGLVIGLALGVLLVLPVGGADVPIVISLLNAGTGLAVAASGLVLSNTLLLVAGTLVGASGSILTHEMAKAMGRSVTGILFGAFKGGSTAGSTAVSDRPVRSSSAEDVAILLGYAQRVIVVPGYGLAVAQAQHTMAELASTLEAKGIEVVFGIHPVAGRMPGHMNVLLAEANVPYEVLSEMDEVNPQFKNADVALVVGANDVVNPAAKTSPGSPIYGMPILDVAAARQVVFLKRSMRPGFAGIENDLLYEPQTTLLFGDAKDSLTKVLSAVKGL, encoded by the coding sequence GTGATCGTGCTGAGCCCCGAACTCACGGCGCTGCTCTACCTCGTCGCCGCAGTCTGCTTCATTCTGGCGCTCAAAGGCCTCGGGTCGCCGAAGACCGCCCGACGGGGCAACCTCATCGGTGCCTTCGGAGCCCTGCTGGCCATGGTCGTCGTGTTCTTGTCGACCGAGCTCGACAACCTCGCGTGGATTCTCGCAGTCATCGCGGTCGGCACGATCATCGCCGTGCCGGCCTCACGCCTGGTGAAGATGACCCAGATGCCCCAGCTCGTCGCCCTCTTCAACGGCGTGGGTGGCGGTGCCGCAGGTCTCGTCGCACTGCTCGAGCTCGAGCACAGCACCACTGTCGGCGCCTACATCGCGGTGGCCTTCACGGTGCTCGTGGGCGGCATCGCCTTCTCGGGCTCGGTCGTCACCTTCTTGAAGTTGCAAGAGCTCATGCCGACTCGGCCCATCATCTTCGGCGGTCACGCCATCGTCATCATCGCCCTGCTCATCGCGGGGCTGGCGGCCGCGACGATCATCGTGCTCGACGACGCGGTGCTCGCCAACGCCGGTCTCGCTGATGCCAGGGGCGCCGCGGCCGTCGCCGGGCTCGTCATCGGTCTCGCGCTCGGCGTGCTGCTCGTGCTGCCGGTCGGCGGCGCCGACGTGCCCATCGTCATCTCGCTGCTCAACGCCGGCACCGGCCTCGCCGTGGCCGCCTCGGGGCTCGTGCTCAGCAACACGCTCTTGCTCGTCGCGGGCACCCTCGTCGGAGCATCCGGTTCGATTCTGACCCACGAGATGGCGAAGGCGATGGGCCGCAGCGTCACCGGCATTCTGTTCGGAGCGTTCAAGGGCGGGTCGACGGCGGGATCGACCGCGGTGAGCGATCGCCCGGTGCGCAGCTCGAGCGCAGAAGACGTGGCGATTCTGCTCGGCTACGCCCAGCGCGTCATCGTCGTGCCCGGCTACGGGCTCGCCGTCGCGCAGGCCCAACACACCATGGCCGAACTCGCCAGCACCCTCGAAGCCAAAGGCATCGAGGTGGTGTTCGGCATTCACCCGGTGGCGGGGCGCATGCCAGGGCACATGAACGTGCTGCTCGCCGAGGCGAATGTGCCCTACGAGGTGCTGAGCGAGATGGACGAGGTGAACCCGCAGTTCAAGAACGCAGACGTCGCCCTCGTCGTCGGCGCCAACGACGTGGTCAACCCCGCCGCGAAGACCTCGCCGGGCTCGCCCATCTACGGCATGCCGATTCTCGATGTCGCAGCGGCACGTCAAGTGGTGTTTCTCAAGCGGTCGATGCGGCCGGGTTTCGCGGGCATCGAGAACGATCTGCTCTACGAGCCGCAGACCACTCTGCTGTTCGGCGACGCGAAAGACTCGCTCACGAAGGTGCTCAGTGCGGTGAAGGGCCTGTAG
- a CDS encoding thioredoxin domain-containing protein has protein sequence MNDSGSASTRLSKNERRAEAREKARQLRAEQQKRERRNRWLLQGGVALAALAIIAVIALVLVNSVRPAGPGPRNMASDGIKIGEGLVAFTTPALSPEATPVESEPNPAGVVDIQIFIDYLCPICAEFEEVNGPIIRTLVESGAATVEYRPIAILINRSAGSQYSLRSANAAACVANYNPDSFFDVNEALFSIQREEGTVGPDDAELLATVRSAGATAPQIEQCIIDRTFKSWVQAATDRATNGPLAIRGAEIDSIAGTPTVLVNGQVFEYRYPFEAGEFQQFVLQAAGDEYSTNPSPSPTPSPTP, from the coding sequence ATGAACGACAGTGGGTCGGCGAGCACGCGCTTGTCGAAGAATGAACGTCGCGCAGAGGCGCGCGAGAAGGCTCGTCAACTGCGTGCAGAGCAGCAGAAGCGAGAGCGTCGAAACCGCTGGCTGCTGCAGGGCGGCGTGGCGCTCGCCGCGCTCGCCATCATCGCCGTCATCGCGCTCGTGCTCGTCAACTCTGTTCGCCCCGCCGGCCCCGGGCCTCGCAACATGGCGAGCGACGGCATCAAGATCGGTGAAGGCCTCGTCGCCTTCACCACACCCGCGCTGAGCCCCGAGGCGACGCCCGTCGAGTCAGAGCCCAACCCGGCAGGTGTCGTCGACATCCAGATCTTCATCGACTACCTGTGCCCGATCTGCGCCGAATTCGAAGAGGTCAACGGCCCCATCATCCGCACGCTCGTCGAGTCGGGGGCGGCGACGGTCGAATACCGGCCGATCGCCATCCTCATCAACCGGTCTGCCGGTTCGCAGTATTCGCTGCGATCGGCGAACGCGGCCGCCTGCGTCGCGAACTACAACCCCGACTCCTTCTTCGACGTCAACGAAGCCCTCTTCTCCATCCAGCGTGAAGAAGGCACCGTGGGCCCCGACGATGCAGAGCTGCTCGCCACGGTGCGCTCGGCTGGGGCGACCGCTCCGCAGATCGAGCAGTGCATCATCGACCGCACCTTCAAGTCGTGGGTGCAGGCGGCGACCGACCGCGCCACGAACGGGCCCCTCGCGATTCGCGGCGCCGAGATCGACTCGATCGCCGGAACCCCGACGGTGCTCGTCAACGGGCAGGTGTTCGAGTATCGCTACCCGTTCGAGGCAGGCGAGTTTCAGCAGTTCGTGCTGCAGGCCGCCGGTGATGAGTACTCGACCAACCCGAGCCCGTCACCGACTCCGAGCCCCACGCCGTAG
- the dacB gene encoding D-alanyl-D-alanine carboxypeptidase/D-alanyl-D-alanine-endopeptidase, which produces MIDPEQPLSRRAAREAEAAARRRSPQSTPTPDDSPASEVPTQLMGAAPTQLMGAAPTEALGAAPTEVLGATAPLGDTAAAPDAEAPAAKKGIGAFVRQHPRAVLTTALSVAFLLLGSAAVFAGIAVGSAQATPVPVPTIIETAEPDPRPMPTAMADPSRLRTCSISQLAVDERLVEFYGSVVNASTGEVLWDRRADTAVRTGSVLKVITAAAALATLGPDYRMTTRVVAGSTPGTVVLIGGGDATLSRVGPGQESIYRGAPKLADLAAQTVAAYAAANPDEPGITNLVLDSTYWNPADNWHDTWNRDRISAGFQAPATALMVDGDRNDPRAQTSARSNDPIARAGQWFAQALADAGNPAGVPTISTGAAVGGTLLGQVQSQPVSVLIGQMLPNSDNTLGEMLARVTSRVIGLDGSTSSLTQAITGSLNTYGVSTAGLVIKDGSGLATDNAVPARYMAQLFAVINTRERNLGYIMDALPVAGQSGTLASRFTGSNAVARGNVIAKTGWLRSAYSLSGVIRAADGTPLTFAFYSVRDGIPESAKTAQDTLAAAIFNCGDNLSNN; this is translated from the coding sequence ATGATCGATCCGGAGCAGCCGCTGAGCCGTCGCGCCGCGCGCGAAGCTGAGGCAGCAGCTCGACGCCGTTCTCCTCAGAGCACGCCGACGCCCGACGATTCCCCTGCGAGCGAGGTTCCGACGCAGCTGATGGGCGCCGCCCCGACGCAGCTCATGGGTGCGGCACCCACCGAGGCGCTGGGCGCGGCACCCACCGAGGTGCTCGGCGCGACTGCCCCGCTCGGCGACACGGCAGCCGCACCCGACGCAGAAGCCCCGGCCGCCAAGAAGGGCATCGGCGCCTTCGTGCGCCAGCACCCGAGAGCAGTGCTGACGACAGCGCTCTCGGTGGCCTTCCTGCTGCTCGGCTCAGCAGCCGTCTTCGCGGGAATCGCGGTGGGCTCGGCCCAGGCGACGCCGGTGCCGGTGCCGACGATCATCGAGACGGCAGAACCCGACCCTCGCCCGATGCCGACGGCGATGGCAGACCCCAGCCGCCTGCGCACCTGCTCGATCTCGCAGCTCGCCGTCGACGAGCGCCTCGTCGAGTTCTACGGCTCGGTCGTCAACGCGTCGACCGGCGAAGTGCTCTGGGATCGCCGGGCAGACACCGCCGTGCGCACGGGCAGCGTGCTGAAGGTCATCACCGCGGCCGCGGCACTCGCGACGCTCGGCCCCGACTACCGCATGACGACTCGAGTCGTCGCAGGCTCGACGCCCGGCACGGTCGTGCTCATCGGCGGCGGTGACGCGACGCTGAGCCGGGTGGGGCCGGGTCAAGAGAGCATCTACCGGGGCGCCCCCAAGCTGGCAGACCTCGCGGCGCAGACCGTGGCGGCCTACGCAGCGGCCAACCCAGACGAGCCGGGCATCACGAACCTCGTGCTCGACTCGACCTACTGGAACCCCGCAGACAACTGGCACGACACCTGGAACCGCGACCGCATCTCGGCGGGGTTCCAGGCACCGGCCACGGCCCTCATGGTCGACGGTGATCGCAACGACCCGCGTGCGCAGACCAGTGCTCGGTCGAACGACCCGATCGCCCGTGCCGGCCAGTGGTTCGCGCAAGCGCTCGCCGACGCCGGAAACCCCGCAGGGGTGCCGACCATCAGCACGGGCGCAGCGGTCGGCGGAACCCTGCTCGGGCAGGTGCAGTCGCAGCCGGTGTCGGTGCTCATCGGCCAGATGCTGCCCAACAGCGACAACACGCTCGGCGAGATGCTGGCCCGAGTGACCTCGCGGGTGATCGGCCTCGACGGCTCGACCTCGTCGCTCACGCAGGCCATCACCGGCTCGCTCAACACCTACGGCGTCTCGACCGCGGGCCTCGTCATCAAAGACGGCTCGGGCCTCGCGACCGACAACGCCGTTCCTGCGCGATACATGGCCCAGCTCTTCGCCGTGATCAACACGCGCGAGCGCAACCTGGGCTACATCATGGATGCTCTTCCGGTCGCCGGGCAGAGCGGCACCCTCGCGAGCCGCTTCACCGGGTCGAACGCCGTCGCCCGAGGCAACGTCATCGCGAAGACCGGCTGGCTGAGGTCGGCCTATTCGCTCTCGGGTGTCATTCGTGCGGCCGACGGCACCCCGCTGACCTTCGCGTTCTACTCGGTGCGCGACGGCATTCCCGAGTCGGCCAAGACCGCGCAAGACACATTGGCTGCCGCGATCTTCAACTGTGGCGATAACCTCTCGAACAACTGA
- a CDS encoding Gfo/Idh/MocA family oxidoreductase — protein sequence MNVQSTLRWGILATGNIARSFAGDLRDAGITMTAVGSRRSESAAAFAAEFGIATAHGSYEHLVAAPDVDAIYVATPHPMHLEAALLAIDAGKHVLVEKPFTLSQPDAQVIAERAASQGVVVMEAMWTRFLPHMVRVRQLVAEGALGEVRTVIADHTQSLPTDPEHRLQNPALGGGALLDLGIYPVSFAVDILGLPTGVQAHAAMTPTGVDRQTAMIFSYDDGRQAVLHCALDTAGSNRAVVIGTEGAIEIDRVWYTPTAIRRYDRDWNLLETFDEEVATRGMHFQALELERRVAGHAPTALPIDESVAIMGVLDEVRRIIGLRYPGE from the coding sequence GTGAACGTGCAGTCGACACTGCGGTGGGGAATTCTCGCGACCGGCAACATCGCGCGGTCGTTCGCCGGAGACCTGCGCGATGCGGGCATCACCATGACCGCAGTCGGGTCACGGCGGTCGGAGTCAGCAGCAGCGTTCGCCGCCGAGTTCGGCATCGCCACAGCGCACGGCAGCTATGAGCACCTGGTCGCCGCCCCCGACGTCGACGCCATCTATGTCGCGACTCCGCACCCGATGCACCTCGAGGCGGCACTGCTCGCCATCGATGCGGGCAAGCACGTGCTCGTCGAGAAGCCGTTCACGCTGTCGCAGCCAGACGCCCAGGTCATCGCCGAACGTGCGGCCTCGCAGGGCGTCGTGGTGATGGAGGCGATGTGGACTCGATTCTTGCCGCACATGGTGCGGGTGCGCCAGCTCGTCGCCGAAGGTGCCCTCGGCGAGGTGCGCACGGTCATCGCCGACCACACGCAGTCGCTGCCGACTGATCCCGAGCACCGACTGCAGAACCCGGCGCTCGGCGGTGGAGCACTGCTCGACCTCGGCATCTACCCGGTGTCGTTCGCGGTCGACATTCTCGGACTGCCGACCGGGGTGCAGGCGCACGCAGCGATGACGCCGACCGGAGTCGATCGTCAGACAGCCATGATCTTCAGCTACGACGACGGCCGCCAGGCCGTGCTGCACTGCGCTCTCGACACCGCGGGCTCGAACCGAGCCGTGGTCATCGGCACCGAGGGAGCCATCGAGATCGACCGCGTGTGGTACACGCCGACTGCCATCAGGCGGTACGACCGCGACTGGAATCTGCTCGAGACCTTCGATGAGGAGGTCGCGACACGAGGCATGCACTTCCAGGCCCTCGAGCTCGAACGTCGCGTCGCCGGGCACGCGCCGACGGCGCTGCCGATCGACGAGTCGGTCGCGATCATGGGCGTGCTCGACGAGGTGCGCCGCATCATCGGGCTGCGGTATCCGGGCGAGTAG
- a CDS encoding NAD(P) transhydrogenase subunit alpha produces MDAITLLTFFVLSVFIGFEVVSKVSSTLHTPLMSGANAIHGIILVGAVIVAGQAESTLVLVVALVAVLMATINLVGGFVVTDRMLTMFGGRRATGASATKEESK; encoded by the coding sequence ATGGATGCCATCACCCTGCTCACCTTCTTCGTGCTGTCGGTGTTCATCGGCTTCGAAGTCGTGTCGAAGGTGTCGAGCACGCTGCACACTCCCCTCATGTCGGGGGCCAATGCCATTCACGGCATCATCCTGGTCGGCGCCGTGATCGTCGCCGGGCAGGCCGAGAGCACGCTCGTGCTCGTCGTCGCCCTCGTGGCCGTGCTCATGGCCACGATCAACCTCGTCGGCGGGTTCGTCGTCACCGACCGCATGCTCACGATGTTCGGCGGCCGCCGCGCCACCGGCGCGAGCGCGACGAAGGAGGAGTCGAAGTGA
- a CDS encoding isochorismatase family protein, which produces MARALLIIDVQNDFTEGGALGVEGGAAVAAAITQHVREHPDDYDVVIASRDWHDPDNDNGGHFALEGDPDFVNTWPQHCMAGTDGAEYHPSIDTGLIDIHVRKGQGVPAYSIFEGTTDDGRRLVTALDELGVTDIDVVGIATDYCVRASALDAITAGRRVRVLSDLVAGVAPESSAAALVELADAGVLVEPSAA; this is translated from the coding sequence ATGGCTCGTGCGCTGTTGATCATCGACGTGCAGAACGACTTCACCGAGGGTGGTGCGCTCGGCGTCGAGGGTGGCGCCGCGGTGGCTGCGGCGATCACGCAGCACGTGCGCGAGCATCCCGATGACTACGACGTCGTGATCGCCTCTCGAGACTGGCACGACCCCGACAACGACAACGGCGGGCACTTCGCCCTCGAGGGCGATCCCGACTTCGTCAACACGTGGCCGCAACACTGCATGGCGGGAACCGACGGCGCCGAGTATCACCCCTCGATCGATACGGGGCTCATCGACATTCACGTGCGCAAAGGGCAGGGTGTGCCCGCGTACTCGATCTTCGAGGGCACGACAGACGATGGGCGACGGCTCGTGACTGCTCTCGACGAGCTCGGTGTGACCGACATTGACGTGGTCGGCATCGCGACCGACTACTGCGTGCGCGCGTCGGCGCTCGACGCAATCACGGCGGGGCGCCGGGTGAGGGTGCTGAGCGATCTGGTCGCCGGTGTGGCGCCCGAGTCGAGCGCAGCGGCACTGGTCGAGCTGGCCGACGCAGGGGTGCTCGTCGAACCCTCCGCCGCCTGA